From Pseudomonas sp. stari2:
CGTTCCGATCGCTCACTGCTGGCCTGGATGCTCTATTGCTGCGTCCTGTTCAATGTGTTCGCCTGCAGCATCGGTCACGGACAAATGGTCGGCATGCAGCTCAACGGTACTGGTGGCCAGTTCTGCACCGTCGACCCGAGCACCCAGGCGCCACTCGCGTCCAATCCCACTGAAGAAAAATTGCCGACCCTGGCCAAAGCCTTTGGCTGCCCGCTGTGCTCTACCGGCGGCATGGGCCCGGCGTTCAACTCCAGTCTGACCCTGGCGATCCTGCCGGAACAACACAGCCCACCGCTGCCGGTCATCGTCAGCGCCGACCTCCCTGCCCGGTTCACCTGGCCTTCGGCCAATCCCCGCGCCCCGCCGCTCGCCTGAGTGTCTTTACCTTTTTGATTTGTCAGCCCACTGCGCCAGCGCGCGGCGTTC
This genomic window contains:
- a CDS encoding DUF2946 domain-containing protein, whose product is MKLTRSDRSLLAWMLYCCVLFNVFACSIGHGQMVGMQLNGTGGQFCTVDPSTQAPLASNPTEEKLPTLAKAFGCPLCSTGGMGPAFNSSLTLAILPEQHSPPLPVIVSADLPARFTWPSANPRAPPLA